From the Solibacillus sp. FSL R5-0449 genome, one window contains:
- the rpiB gene encoding ribose 5-phosphate isomerase B — protein sequence MKIAISSDHGGNNLRKEIMSLLDEMSISYEDFGPQTDESVDYPDYARPVAERVAAGEFDRGILICGTGIGISIAANKFKGIRCALVHDVFSAKATRCHNDSNILAMGERVIGPGLAREIVATWLDTQFEGGRHIRRVEKITEIEEG from the coding sequence ATGAAAATTGCAATTTCTTCGGATCACGGCGGTAATAATTTACGTAAAGAGATTATGTCACTACTTGATGAAATGTCAATCAGTTATGAAGACTTTGGTCCACAAACGGACGAGTCAGTAGATTACCCGGACTATGCACGTCCAGTAGCTGAACGAGTAGCTGCAGGGGAATTTGACAGAGGAATTTTAATATGCGGAACAGGTATTGGGATTTCGATTGCTGCAAACAAATTCAAAGGAATTCGTTGTGCACTTGTACATGACGTGTTCTCGGCAAAAGCAACACGTTGCCATAACGACTCAAACATTTTAGCGATGGGTGAGCGCGTAATCGGTCCAGGGCTGGCACGTGAGATTGTTGCAACTTGGCTGGATACACAGTTTGAAGGCGGTCGTCATATTCGCCGTGTTGAAAAGATTACTGAAATCGAAGAAGGGTAA